From Desulfuromonas soudanensis, the proteins below share one genomic window:
- a CDS encoding peptidoglycan DD-metalloendopeptidase family protein: MPIRLILTLLAALVLLSCAAQGGVYHTVQPGQTLYRISKTYGVDELYLARINRVDDPTQLKIGQQIFIPDAPRLLDVPVIVTRPVTPPKPAPRPVPSPPKKAVSRQSLPADRSTRPTVATKPPTVEALPPAVKGKFLWPLRGKVVRNFGQKAGKPSKGLEIAAEPNTPVVSAAAGRVIYSGDGIRGFGNLIILKHDDSFFTVYGYNRKNLVEAGAFVSRGQKIAASGTPPGGGAARLYFEIRHGKAAVNPIFYLP, from the coding sequence ATGCCGATTCGCTTAATTCTCACCCTCCTTGCAGCCCTCGTGCTGCTCAGCTGTGCCGCCCAGGGGGGGGTATATCACACCGTGCAGCCCGGCCAGACCCTTTACCGGATCAGCAAGACCTACGGTGTCGATGAGCTTTATCTTGCCCGGATCAACCGGGTGGACGACCCGACCCAGCTCAAGATCGGCCAACAGATATTCATTCCCGACGCCCCGCGTCTTCTGGACGTTCCGGTCATCGTCACCAGACCGGTAACGCCCCCTAAACCTGCTCCCCGTCCGGTCCCTTCCCCCCCGAAAAAAGCCGTATCCAGACAATCTCTCCCGGCCGACCGGTCGACGCGACCGACTGTAGCGACAAAACCTCCCACCGTTGAGGCGCTACCACCGGCGGTCAAGGGGAAATTCCTCTGGCCCCTCCGGGGGAAAGTCGTGCGCAATTTCGGTCAGAAGGCCGGCAAGCCCAGCAAGGGACTGGAAATTGCCGCCGAACCGAACACGCCGGTCGTCTCCGCCGCTGCCGGTCGCGTCATTTACAGCGGGGACGGAATCCGGGGGTTCGGCAATCTCATTATTCTCAAACACGACGATTCCTTTTTTACCGTTTACGGATACAACCGGAAAAATCTCGTCGAGGCCGGAGCCTTTGTCAGCAGGGGGCAGAAGATCGCCGCTTCGGGAACCCCCCCCGGCGGCGGTGCGGCGCGTCTCTATTTTGAAATCCGTCATGGCAAGGCAGCGGTCAATCCGATTTTTTACTTGCCTTAA
- the rsmD gene encoding 16S rRNA (guanine(966)-N(2))-methyltransferase RsmD — protein MRIISGIAKGKRLTGFSGLEIRPTSDRVREALFSILNSRYGSLEGKRVLDLYAGTGAMAIEALSRGAALATLVDQGEQSAKIIPSNLKTSGLASRATLIRSGVLKALPALSPSDLIFLDPPYGKGLVPQTIEALSEFDLLGADGMICAEAAQDDPVPETIGRFRRIEERRYGSTVLHLFTHCEAV, from the coding sequence TTGCGCATCATCAGCGGCATTGCCAAAGGGAAGAGGCTGACCGGGTTTTCCGGCCTCGAGATCAGGCCGACATCCGACCGGGTGCGCGAAGCCCTGTTCAGCATCCTCAACAGCCGCTACGGCAGCCTGGAAGGAAAGCGGGTTCTCGATCTCTACGCCGGAACGGGGGCCATGGCCATCGAGGCCCTGAGCCGCGGTGCCGCCCTGGCGACCCTGGTCGACCAGGGAGAGCAGTCGGCAAAAATCATTCCGTCCAACCTCAAGACCAGCGGTCTCGCCTCGCGGGCGACCCTGATCCGCAGCGGAGTCCTCAAGGCCCTCCCCGCCCTCTCCCCTTCCGATCTGATCTTCCTCGACCCCCCCTACGGCAAAGGGCTTGTGCCGCAGACCATCGAAGCACTCTCGGAGTTCGACCTCCTGGGCGCCGACGGGATGATCTGCGCCGAGGCAGCTCAAGACGACCCTGTCCCGGAAACCATCGGCCGTTTCCGGCGAATCGAAGAGCGCCGCTACGGTTCGACCGTCCTTCACCTGTTCACCCACTGCGAGGCCGTCTGA
- a CDS encoding adenine phosphoribosyltransferase, whose amino-acid sequence MEDLKNIIRDINDFPKKGIVFKDITTLLSDGKSFHRMIDLIAHRYIGMKIDQVVGVEARGFILGSALAYKLGTGITLVRKPGKLPFRTLRKTYDLEYGTDTLEIHEDAFVAGSRVIIADDLLATGGTMAAVVDLVRECGAEVVECTFMAELEFLEGRKRLPDGKVYSLLKF is encoded by the coding sequence ATGGAAGACCTGAAAAATATCATTCGCGACATCAATGACTTTCCCAAAAAAGGGATTGTTTTCAAAGACATAACCACCCTTCTGTCCGATGGCAAAAGCTTTCACCGCATGATCGATCTCATCGCCCATCGCTACATCGGCATGAAAATCGACCAGGTCGTCGGGGTCGAGGCCCGGGGTTTCATCCTCGGTTCGGCCCTGGCCTACAAGCTCGGGACCGGGATCACCCTGGTGCGCAAGCCCGGCAAGCTCCCCTTCCGGACGTTGCGCAAGACCTACGATCTGGAGTACGGCACTGATACGCTCGAAATCCATGAGGATGCCTTCGTTGCCGGGAGCAGGGTAATCATCGCCGACGACCTCCTGGCCACAGGCGGGACGATGGCTGCGGTCGTCGATCTGGTCCGGGAGTGCGGCGCCGAGGTTGTCGAGTGCACCTTCATGGCTGAACTGGAATTTCTCGAAGGACGCAAGCGTCTCCCTGACGGTAAGGTCTACAGCCTGCTTAAATTCTAG
- a CDS encoding creatininase family protein, with amino-acid sequence MIIEEMTMPEFEAGLVRTKTVLIPFGATEEHGPHLPLATDTLHATEVGRRLAERRAIFIAPPVPYGVCRSTSGHPGTLSISTATLRLLALDIVSALYAQGLRNFILLTGHAGGTHTSTLIDAGEELLGRFADAKIAVLTEYMLAAREGKAIIETAGDSHAGEIETSRILHSHPHLVRGSAAREFPSFPVGILVRNKRKFWPGGVWGDPTLATADKGRRLEELVVDALERLVENLEGWVE; translated from the coding sequence ATGATCATCGAAGAAATGACCATGCCCGAGTTCGAAGCCGGGCTTGTCAGGACCAAAACGGTCCTTATCCCCTTCGGGGCGACGGAAGAGCACGGGCCGCATCTCCCCCTGGCCACCGACACCCTGCACGCCACCGAAGTCGGACGCCGCCTGGCGGAAAGGCGGGCCATTTTTATCGCCCCTCCCGTCCCCTACGGGGTCTGCCGTTCCACCTCCGGGCATCCGGGGACCCTCTCCATTTCCACGGCGACCCTGCGGCTTTTGGCCCTCGACATCGTCTCAGCTCTTTATGCCCAGGGCCTGCGCAACTTCATCCTCCTGACCGGCCATGCCGGCGGCACCCATACCTCGACCCTCATCGATGCCGGAGAAGAGTTGCTCGGACGCTTTGCCGATGCCAAAATCGCCGTGCTCACCGAGTACATGCTGGCGGCCAGGGAAGGGAAGGCGATCATCGAAACCGCCGGCGACTCCCATGCCGGAGAGATCGAGACCTCGCGGATCCTCCATTCCCATCCGCATCTGGTCAGGGGGAGTGCCGCGCGGGAGTTCCCCAGTTTTCCCGTGGGGATTCTGGTGCGCAACAAGCGCAAGTTCTGGCCGGGGGGGGTCTGGGGGGATCCGACGCTGGCGACAGCGGACAAGGGACGACGGCTCGAGGAGCTGGTCGTCGATGCCCTGGAGCGGCTGGTGGAAAATTTGGAGGGGTGGGTCGAATAG
- a CDS encoding deoxyguanosinetriphosphate triphosphohydrolase, whose product MERSDLAPYASRSHQSRGRAHKETFKDQRPAFERDRDRIIHCAAFRRLEYKTQVFVNHEGDYYRTRLTHSLEVAQIARGIARRLRLNEDLVEALSLAHDLGHTPFGHTGEEVLNGLMAGFGGFEHNRQSLRIVEELEERYPGFNGLNLSWETREGIIKHSSDYDRPGSGAAAAYEPNLRPTLEAQIIDLADEIAYNNHDIDDGLTAGYITLEELASLELWQETFALVGGKYPGIDRTRHIYQTISHLIGVLIDDLVTTTSANLKGHGISNLASVREHPGGLVAFSLGMTHKNKALKLFLRKQLYRHYKVERMRTKAERFLRLLFESYTRTPTLLPFEQQKKFDLFGQERVICDYLASMTDRFALDEYKRLFEPYERV is encoded by the coding sequence ATGGAACGTTCAGACCTCGCACCCTATGCCTCCCGGAGTCACCAATCCCGCGGTCGAGCCCATAAGGAGACTTTCAAGGATCAGCGGCCGGCCTTCGAGCGGGACCGCGACCGCATTATCCACTGCGCCGCCTTTCGCCGTCTCGAATACAAGACCCAGGTCTTCGTCAACCATGAAGGGGATTACTACCGCACCCGCCTGACCCATTCCCTCGAAGTGGCCCAGATCGCCCGGGGGATCGCCCGGCGGCTGCGGCTCAACGAGGACCTGGTGGAGGCCCTCTCCCTGGCCCACGACCTGGGGCATACCCCCTTCGGGCACACCGGCGAGGAGGTGCTCAACGGACTGATGGCCGGGTTCGGCGGTTTTGAGCACAACCGCCAGTCGTTGCGCATTGTCGAGGAGCTCGAAGAGCGCTATCCCGGATTCAACGGCCTCAACCTCAGCTGGGAAACCCGGGAAGGGATCATCAAGCACTCCTCCGACTATGACCGCCCGGGGTCCGGGGCTGCCGCGGCCTACGAGCCGAACCTGCGCCCGACCCTGGAGGCCCAGATCATCGACCTTGCCGACGAGATCGCCTACAACAACCACGACATCGACGACGGCCTCACGGCCGGTTACATCACCCTTGAGGAGTTGGCGTCCCTGGAGTTATGGCAGGAGACCTTCGCCCTCGTCGGCGGCAAATACCCGGGGATCGATCGCACCCGCCACATTTATCAGACCATCAGCCATCTGATCGGCGTGTTGATCGATGACCTGGTGACGACCACTTCGGCGAACCTGAAGGGTCACGGCATCTCCAACCTCGCATCGGTCCGGGAGCACCCTGGTGGCCTGGTGGCCTTCAGCCTTGGAATGACGCACAAAAACAAGGCGTTAAAGCTGTTTCTCCGGAAACAGCTTTACCGTCACTACAAGGTCGAACGGATGCGGACCAAGGCCGAGCGCTTCCTGCGTCTCCTTTTCGAGAGCTATACCCGGACCCCGACCCTTCTCCCCTTCGAACAGCAGAAGAAGTTCGATCTCTTCGGACAGGAGCGGGTCATCTGCGACTATCTCGCCAGCATGACCGACCGCTTCGCCCTGGATGAATACAAGCGTCTCTTCGAACCGTACGAGCGCGTTTGA
- a CDS encoding sigma-70 family RNA polymerase sigma factor has translation MKIYLKEIQKTTLLTAEDERNLALRISQGDMAARDRMIESNLRLVVKIAKRYMNRGLPFLDLIEEGNMGLIKAVERFKLSKECRFSTYATWWIRQSIERALVNQSRTIRLPVHVSDDINKFIKISRELVHKFNREPSVAEIAEAMGVDPSYIRRLMVLVKKTYSIEHPMGENSDYSLIDTIEDTSSVDPSGLIEDLDKFAHVTEWLESLGDNEREILTLRFGLEDREPQTLDTIGRRFGVTRERIRQIEAKSLEKLRKIMEEKELSGPSDAELGLRS, from the coding sequence ATCAAAATATATCTCAAGGAAATTCAGAAGACCACCCTGCTGACGGCCGAAGACGAGCGCAACCTCGCTCTCCGCATCTCCCAGGGGGACATGGCCGCCCGCGACCGGATGATCGAATCGAACCTGCGCCTGGTGGTGAAGATCGCCAAGCGCTACATGAACCGGGGGCTCCCCTTTCTCGATCTCATCGAGGAGGGAAACATGGGGTTGATCAAAGCCGTTGAGCGCTTCAAACTGAGCAAAGAATGCCGGTTTTCGACCTATGCCACCTGGTGGATCCGCCAGTCCATCGAACGCGCCCTCGTCAACCAGAGCCGCACCATCCGCCTGCCCGTTCACGTCTCGGACGACATCAATAAATTCATCAAGATCAGCCGGGAGCTGGTGCATAAATTTAACCGCGAACCAAGCGTCGCCGAAATCGCCGAGGCGATGGGGGTCGATCCGTCCTATATCCGGCGGCTGATGGTTCTGGTCAAAAAGACCTACTCCATCGAGCATCCGATGGGAGAGAACAGCGATTACAGCCTCATCGACACCATCGAGGACACCAGTTCCGTCGACCCCTCGGGACTCATCGAAGATCTCGACAAATTCGCCCACGTGACCGAATGGCTCGAATCCCTGGGGGACAACGAACGGGAGATCCTCACCCTCCGTTTCGGCCTCGAGGACCGCGAACCTCAGACCCTCGATACCATCGGGCGTCGATTCGGTGTGACGCGGGAGCGGATCCGCCAGATCGAGGCCAAGAGCCTGGAGAAGCTCCGCAAGATCATGGAGGAGAAGGAGCTTTCCGGTCCCAGCGATGCGGAACTGGGCCTCCGGTCATAG
- the coaD gene encoding pantetheine-phosphate adenylyltransferase — MKTHIAVYPGSFDPITYGHLDIIHRGLEVFDELIVAVASNSEKKGLFTVAERLDMIRQTVGDNPRLRVDTFEGLLVDYVVAMGSRVILRGLRAVSDFEYEFQIAQMNHTVREEVETLFMMTSVPFGYLSSSIVKEVASLKGPIDSFVPAPVKAALERKFSKG; from the coding sequence ATGAAGACACATATCGCTGTCTATCCCGGCTCTTTCGACCCGATCACCTACGGCCATCTCGACATTATTCACCGCGGCCTCGAAGTCTTCGACGAACTGATTGTCGCCGTCGCCAGCAACTCGGAAAAAAAGGGGTTGTTCACCGTCGCGGAGCGTCTCGACATGATCCGCCAGACCGTCGGCGACAATCCCCGCCTCCGGGTCGACACCTTTGAAGGCCTGCTGGTCGACTACGTGGTCGCCATGGGCTCCCGGGTCATCCTCCGCGGCCTGCGGGCCGTGTCCGACTTCGAATACGAGTTCCAGATCGCCCAGATGAACCACACCGTCCGGGAAGAGGTCGAAACCCTTTTCATGATGACCTCGGTCCCCTTCGGCTACCTGAGTTCCTCCATCGTCAAGGAAGTCGCCTCCCTCAAAGGGCCGATCGACTCCTTCGTGCCGGCTCCGGTCAAGGCAGCCTTGGAAAGAAAATTCAGCAAGGGCTGA
- the yhbY gene encoding ribosome assembly RNA-binding protein YhbY, whose translation MDKLSGKQARYLRGLGHHLQPIVMVGREEISDRLLASVEEALGIHELIKVKLQEGCLLDRREVASLLAEKTSSQVAQVLGKTILLYRASDQAKINLP comes from the coding sequence ATGGATAAATTGAGCGGAAAACAGGCCCGTTACCTGCGCGGACTCGGGCACCACCTGCAACCGATCGTCATGGTCGGACGGGAGGAGATCAGCGACCGTCTTCTGGCGTCTGTCGAGGAGGCCCTCGGCATTCACGAGCTGATCAAGGTCAAGCTTCAGGAAGGCTGCCTGCTGGACCGTCGCGAGGTCGCAAGCCTACTCGCCGAGAAGACCTCCTCCCAGGTGGCGCAGGTTCTGGGCAAGACCATCCTTCTCTACCGTGCCAGCGACCAGGCGAAAATCAACCTCCCCTGA
- a CDS encoding TatD family hydrolase produces MSVQLPPLIDTHAHLDHQQFAADREDVIARARAAGISYILTVGCDLESSRQSVAIARAHPEIYAAVGIHPHDAPQATDEGMAELARLISEEPRVVAVGETGLDYYRDRAPRQTQREAFRRQIGLARSVGLPIIVHDRDAHEDVLQILVEENAREVGGVLHCFSGDIAMAKACIDLGFFLSFPGTLTYPKNEAMRDVVRFIPTEHLLIETDCPYLAPQPMRGKRNEPALVRHTAETIADIKGLTVADVSRITALNTHALFGIGEVDQTSKIAYRIRNALYLNVTNRCTNACIFCAKFKDFQVKGHHLRLDHEPTVSEVKAAIGDPKDYQEVVFCGYGEPLIRLDLVKEISAWLKEKGVRVRINTDGQANLIHGRNVLPELAGLVDAISVSLNAPDAQTYQRICQSRFDLAGYDGVKDFLRQAVKTIPTVTASAVAMPGIDIEACRRVATELGVEFREREYNEVG; encoded by the coding sequence ATGAGCGTTCAGCTTCCGCCACTCATCGACACCCACGCCCACCTCGACCACCAGCAGTTTGCCGCCGACCGCGAGGACGTCATCGCCCGGGCCCGGGCGGCAGGGATCAGTTACATCCTCACCGTCGGCTGCGACCTGGAAAGTTCCAGGCAATCGGTGGCCATCGCCCGCGCCCACCCGGAGATCTATGCGGCGGTCGGCATTCACCCCCACGACGCACCCCAGGCCACCGACGAGGGGATGGCCGAACTGGCACGGCTCATCAGCGAGGAACCCCGGGTGGTGGCTGTCGGCGAAACCGGCCTCGACTATTACCGCGACCGGGCGCCGCGCCAGACGCAGCGCGAGGCCTTCCGGCGCCAGATCGGCCTGGCCAGGAGCGTGGGGCTGCCGATCATCGTCCACGACCGCGACGCCCACGAAGACGTCCTGCAGATCCTGGTCGAAGAGAACGCCCGGGAGGTCGGCGGCGTCCTCCACTGTTTCAGCGGCGACATCGCCATGGCGAAGGCCTGTATCGATCTCGGTTTTTTCCTCTCCTTCCCCGGGACCCTCACCTACCCGAAAAACGAGGCCATGCGGGACGTGGTCCGATTCATTCCCACGGAACATCTGCTGATCGAAACGGATTGCCCGTACCTGGCGCCGCAGCCGATGCGCGGCAAACGCAATGAACCGGCCCTGGTGCGCCACACCGCCGAGACGATCGCCGACATCAAGGGGCTGACAGTCGCGGACGTTTCGCGCATTACCGCCCTCAACACCCATGCCCTCTTCGGCATCGGCGAGGTGGACCAGACCAGCAAAATCGCCTACAGGATTCGCAACGCCCTCTATCTCAACGTCACCAACCGCTGCACGAATGCCTGCATCTTCTGCGCAAAGTTCAAGGATTTTCAGGTCAAGGGGCACCATCTGCGCCTGGACCATGAGCCGACCGTCTCCGAGGTGAAAGCCGCCATCGGCGATCCGAAGGATTACCAGGAGGTGGTTTTCTGCGGCTACGGCGAACCGCTGATCCGCCTCGACCTGGTGAAGGAAATCTCCGCCTGGCTCAAGGAAAAGGGGGTACGGGTGCGCATCAACACGGACGGCCAGGCCAACCTGATCCACGGCCGCAACGTCCTGCCGGAGCTGGCCGGGCTCGTCGATGCGATCTCCGTCTCCCTCAACGCGCCGGATGCCCAGACCTACCAGAGGATCTGCCAATCCCGATTCGATCTGGCCGGTTATGATGGGGTCAAGGATTTTCTCCGCCAGGCCGTCAAGACGATCCCGACGGTGACGGCGAGTGCGGTCGCCATGCCGGGAATCGACATCGAGGCCTGTCGCCGTGTGGCAACCGAGCTGGGCGTGGAGTTCAGGGAGCGGGAATACAACGAAGTCGGCTGA